The Limnospira fusiformis SAG 85.79 genomic interval GTAACCACCACCCCATAGCTGGAAACCTCATCTTTCGGTACAGATTTCATCACCACAGTAGCGATCGCACCTTTCTGTTTATGCCATTTTACCGCCTCACTCAGGTCTAAATCAATTAAGGCATCCCCGCACAACACCACAAACGTATCATCAAAAAATGGGTTAAAGTCCTGGATTTTTTTCATTCCTCCAGCAGACCCCAAAGCCTTACCTATCAGTTGACCATCTTCGATACTCCCCTCAAATGAGTAAGAAATCTCTACCCCAAACCGCTGACCATCACGAAAATAGTTCTCAATTTCATCCGCCAAATGGCTCACATTGACCATGATTTCCTTAAAACCATGGCGACGCAGCAAATCTACCAAAAACTCCATTACTGGCTTTTGGAGAATCGGAATTAATGGTTTCGGTATGGTGTAAGTAATAGGGCGAACACGAGTCCCCTTACCAGCAGCCAAAATCATCGCTTTCATATTCACACTCTACCCTCAGCTATTCTTATTCTTTAACACTCCCCGCCTACAAAGGCTAGGCTAGGGATTCTTCGTTGATCAGCCAGCGGGAGCTTAACCCCTTGCTAAATATCTTCCCTGTTTGCTTAATGGTTTTCCGTTCTACTTAGACAATGACCTGATCCACATTTAGTCTCGGTCAGCCCTCTGGTCCCGTTCACGTAAACCTCTTGGGAGCGTGGAAGCCCCGTGTCTTTAGACCGGGGAGGAAACGCGACAGGGGGACTTTAGTCCCCGTCAATCTTTCAAGCATAGGCGTAACCATCCTTCCTGTGAATCGGTTGGCAGTATTTGTGGCTGATGCCTGCCACCCGTACCGAAGCGGTGGTAATATCAAAACTACCAGACGCACGGCAGAGAACCCGTCCTAGATATGAGCCAATTTTCTTCCCCGCTGTGACCAGTGCCGTCACCATGTCGCCAGTCTGAAAGCCTTTATGAATTTGCCTCCTGGAGCGGTGACGATTCGGGAATCCGTACTTATTCGTCCCGCACATCTGACGGGTTCCATGCCCCTTTGCTAAAATCAGCAACGGTTTTGAAGTCAGAACTTCGAGTGATTCGACTGGTCCAACACAGGCAGTATCAAGCCAGTGAGCTTTAGGTAGGTTGAGCCTCAGTCGATTGAACTTCGTTTGTCCGCCCGTTCCTGTGGTAACTGGGAGTCCTGTTGCTTTCAAAGCATTGAACAAAGCCCATCGGGTCGAGTTAACGGCTGCTGCATCTTTAAGCGGCGATTTTACCTGCCTGAGAAGACGACTCAGTACATCAGGCTGGCTCGATAAAAAATCCCGAATGTCCCCATTGCCTTTGGCTTGATTGCATGAGTGGCAAGCCATCGTCAGGTTAGAAACCCGGTCAGAGCCACCCTTAGACCGAGGGTGGATATGCTCAACTTCAAGTGGTACATTTTGAGCCCCACAGTAAGCACAGGTTCTGTCCCACTTGAACAACAGGTATTCCCTGACTTCATAGCCTTGTAATTCTCCCTGCTGATACTCAACACCTGATATCTCAGGGTTTTCCATCAATTGCAGGTCGAACCGTACTAGCTCTTGAGCAATGCGGCCAACTGGGGCAAGTCTACGAAATCGGTGAACCCAGGTCATTAGAGTATCTACTCGATGCTGCCAGCTGGGAGCTAACCAACCCTTGCTCCGAGTCCGATTCAAGAACCGAGCTGGTCGATATCGGGTCTTGCGGTTTCGTCGAGAACGTCGGAGTTGACGACGAGAGAGCAATGCTTCTTTAATCTGCTGTCCTCGGTGCTGCAACTCGGCAGCAAAGATAATATGATTCCCTTGCTTCAAGGCAATTCCAGTGACTTTAGAGCCTGGGTCTAATTTGAGTTCGAGGGGTTCAGGATTAGCGTCAACCTCCTTGTTTAGAATAATGGTGAATGGGTAGCGTCGAAATACCGATGCTTTCCCGGCTTTGAGCAGTGATCGTGCCACCCCTGGCTTGCACGGTGTCAGGGGCTTGCGGTTGGTATCTAAAACGAAAATATGGTTAGACATTGTTGCGTCTGTTCTGATTGCTCGTAACGTCTGCTATGCGCTAACGCGCACGCTGCGCGAACGCTAATGTTCAGAGTCGGTACTTTCCAAATCGCACTGTCTTAACCCCTTAGAACTGTTTAACGATTTGGTTCTAGTGCCTGGAACTAGCACGCATTCCAGGGTAGGAACTTTAACTCTTGCTCTGAACGTAGCCAGTTAAGGCTTAAGCTGGTCAGCTACCTGAAAGCGGGGGCACGAAGCCCCCGTGCTTCAGCCGGGGGTGCTGACAGACACCATTAACCATAACTTAAAGACACTTACTTTCCCCTGGTGTATGAATATTCCACTACAGCTTTTACTAGCCTATCAATATTTCCCGATTTTACCCAAAACAGATTGACCCCCTACCTTCCCGGTTCCCTTTCCTGAGTTCTTATGCACCAAACCTAGTTTGTGCCAATATATATCACCAAGGACAGTAGCCCTGTACGGGCGGGTTTACCAATTATCTCGTCCATATAGCCAATAATCGGGAATTTTAATTTTTGCCCAGATAATATTTGGGGGGACGATAGAATCAGGGCGATCGCGTCTTTTTTTGCGTATAGACACAATAACCCCTTGGGTGCGATTTCTTCAATGATACCATAAGCCCTATAATATCGTCAACTTTTTGGCAGATATTTTGGCGAAAATTGCCACAATTGTTAACAGTCTTTGAAAAATCCCATCAATTAATCTGATTAACTCTCCTGCAAAGAAGTTCCGGTGGTGTTTGCCAAAGTTAGGGCATAATGAGCGATCGCCAAACTCAAGCGAGCTTGTTCTACGGGTGAGAGTTCATGCCATTGTTGGGAACCCACTTTTGTCAATATTGATTCTAGGGCGCGATTGTCATTTCCGCGCATAGCATTAACCATAGGACGAGCGAG includes:
- the iscB gene encoding RNA-guided endonuclease IscB; translation: MSNHIFVLDTNRKPLTPCKPGVARSLLKAGKASVFRRYPFTIILNKEVDANPEPLELKLDPGSKVTGIALKQGNHIIFAAELQHRGQQIKEALLSRRQLRRSRRNRKTRYRPARFLNRTRSKGWLAPSWQHRVDTLMTWVHRFRRLAPVGRIAQELVRFDLQLMENPEISGVEYQQGELQGYEVREYLLFKWDRTCAYCGAQNVPLEVEHIHPRSKGGSDRVSNLTMACHSCNQAKGNGDIRDFLSSQPDVLSRLLRQVKSPLKDAAAVNSTRWALFNALKATGLPVTTGTGGQTKFNRLRLNLPKAHWLDTACVGPVESLEVLTSKPLLILAKGHGTRQMCGTNKYGFPNRHRSRRQIHKGFQTGDMVTALVTAGKKIGSYLGRVLCRASGSFDITTASVRVAGISHKYCQPIHRKDGYAYA